One window of Plasmodium berghei ANKA genome assembly, chromosome: 5 genomic DNA carries:
- a CDS encoding phosducin-like protein 2, putative: MNPKNKLIDICTSLTLEQAKEGITKECKLVKEQNKYPKDILSKNSLDQNVNAQNSNETDENSDEEEIRKWREKRLIQLKKRQELKKDGVYIDVIEKDFIPTVVKNACVVCHFYDNNFKRCHILHTHLIKLANIHLATKFIKVEAKNCLFFMNKLSIKALPSLCLFIDGVLIKTCIGFEDFGNKDEFKTKDLEVFLFKKNLIRNTEYNENDEED; encoded by the exons ATGAATCCCAAAAATAAACTAATTGATATCTGCACATCTCTAACCTTA GAACAAGCCAAAGAGGGCATAACCAAAGAATGTAAATTGGTGAAGGagcaaaataaatatccaAAGGATATACTATCGAAAAATTCATTGGACCAAAATGTCAATGCCCAAAATTCCAACGAAA CAGACGAAAATAGTGATGAAGAGGAGATACGAAAATGGAGAGAAAAAAGATTAATACAGCttaaa AAAAGGCAAGAGCTAAAAAAAGATGGTGTTTATATAGATGTAATTGAAAAGGATTTCATACCCACAGTTGTTAAAAATGCCTGCGTA GTTTGCCATTTTTATGATAACAACTTTAAACGATGCCATATTTTACATACccatttaattaaattagcaaatattcatttagcgacaaaatttattaa AGTAGAGGCTAAAAATTGCCTGttttttatgaacaaaTTAAGTATAAAGGCTTTGCCGAGTTTATGTCTTTTTATCGATGGGGTCCTCATTAAGACTTGTATTGGATTTGAAGATTTTGGGA ATAAAGATGAATTTAAAACAAAGGATTTGGAagtgtttttatttaaaaaaaatcttATTAGAAATACG gaATACAACGAAAACGATGAAGAAGATTAA
- a CDS encoding acetyl-CoA transporter, putative → MTKSSHGNTNTNLMKERRPKQKTDDEKDYSKEKISKNNTDFYNVIFLLLLYTIQGVPIGVSSVVPLIIQDKVSYSQLSMLSLISIPFSLKLLWAPIIDAVYIKKFGRRKSWIIPLQLICSLLMIFYSLRVSTWLGERNGSINLYSLTSFFFVLFFLMATQDIAVDGWALTMLSEKNKGLASICNILGQNIGYCVSQLSFLTLNNKKICFYLLKKYAKIMHLVFYKSEYYKMLNTNLDLIYPTFQPFVDMNVFLKFWGIFILILTIFTFFKKETSNNKEKENKKMTEQEKEQNNKSQNISNAPKKEENKFRNAKETYKNLYELLFLPPMKIFIILFLINRLPFASVEVATNFKMLKKGITKEEFAIFNPFFIPVSIISPAIIGKIIQNTNPLNVYYYGYILRYISNIVLSTLLPLTEYMYSNKTHISQIFFYIYYLYIFGAQIFNNLCIDLMTLSSMGFQNVISDPQIGGTYMTFLNTINNMGSHWSTIFLWLLDYTDMTICYGGNCIYFDGFYTQMICSFLVGLLINNFVLKCIKKLQNFPIEDWRTYSDSITKKNN, encoded by the exons ATGACTAAATCTTCACATGGAAACACtaatacaaatttaatGAAAGAAAGAAGGCCGAAGCAAAAAACAGATGATGAAAAAGATTATTccaaagaaaaaatatcaaagaATAATACAGATTTTTATAATGTGATATTCTTATTATTGCTTTACACTATACAAG gTGTCCCCATAGGGGTTTCATCTGTAGTCCCCCTAATAATTCAGGATAAAGTTAGCTATTCCCAGTTAAGTATGTTGTCACTAATTAGTATACCATTCAG CTTAAAATTGTTATGGGCACCCATTATAGATGccgtatatataaagaagtTTGGAAGGAGAAAAAGTTGGATAATTCCCCTACAg TTAATATGTAGCCTTTTGATGATATTCTATAGTTTACGTGTTAGCACATGGTTAGGAGAAAGAAATGGATCAATAAACTTATATTCTTTGAcctcctttttttttgttctgttttttttaatggcAACCCAAGATATTGCAGTGGATGGTTGGGCCTTAACCATGTTATCGGAGAAGAATAAGGG ATTGGCTTCAATATGCAATATTTTAGGACAAAATATCGGGTATTGTGTATCTCAACTATCATTTCTAACcctaaataataaaaaaatatgtttttatttacttaAGAAATATGCCAAGATTATGCATTTAGTATTTTATAAGTCAGAGTATTATAAAATGCTGAACACCAATTTAGATTTGATATATCCTACTTTTCAGCCTTTTGTCGATATGAAtgtgtttttaaaattttgggggatatttattttaatattaaccatatttacattttttaaaaaagaaacatcaaataataaggaaaaagaaaataagaaaatgACTGAACAAGAAAAAGagcaaaataataaatcacaaaatatatcaaatgctcccaaaaaagaagaaaacaaatttaGAAATGCAAAAGAAAcgtataaaaatttgtacgaattattattcttaccaccaatgaaaatatttattattttatttttaataaatcgATTGCCGTTTGCATCCGTTGAAGTTGcaacaaattttaaaatgttaaaaaaaggaataacAAAAGAAGAATTTGCAATTTTTAATCCATTCTTTATACCTGTATCAATTATATCACCAGCTATTATtggaaaaattatacagAATACTAATCcattaaatgtatattactatggatatatattacgatatatttctaatattgttttatcGACATTATTACCATTAACTGAATATATGTATTCAAATAAAACTCACATATcccaaatatttttttatatttattatttgtatatatttggagctcaaatatttaataatctCTGTATAGACTTGATGACACTTTCATCG atGGGATTTCAAAATGTAATATCAGATCCACAGATTGGCGGAACATATAtgacatttttaaataccATTAATAACATGGGCTCTCAT tggTCAACTATATTTCTATGGCTGCTTGATTACACAGATATGACAATTTGCTACGGAG GGAATTGCATATACTTTGATGGTTTTTACACGCAAATGATATGCTCATTCTTAGTTGGATTactaattaataattttgttttaaaatgtattaaaaaattgcag aATTTCCCAATAGAAGACTGGAGAACATATTCCGATagtattacaaaaaaaaataattag
- a CDS encoding pyruvate kinase 2, putative, which produces MRLSSFYLIAELITCFVYGLKNNSHLNNLDLHHTGDGLLFLNNAYINKTLENKRNRITAKMASGKKRNAIYSQNNFEDLQITNISNTNTKTNKISFTKCKQIATVGPSTEMFENLEKLYLSGIDVFRLNFSHGPKSIKKYIINAIRILEKKYNTSIGILGDIQGPKIRIGEFEKNEQNQIDDEKNTFVELKEGDTFSFDLSNNLGNKNRVFLNYPDLLKNIKPGQIILLDDGNLKMKVEGIAYSSDQDISVKATVLTGGKLYSKKGFCIPNMIMPIEVLSEKDIKDILFCINEGVDYLGYSFVQTEYDLIFLKNIINDYYESDFYKNIKKNRIVYDVNELQYKDYDDTTDFYIKEINDYYNNYYLKKYHTYKQIYNVYKNNNLDVGDMDQEMNDRDTHFEDANEVSGNSGESSSFSKKLDNEIYKYTLNKDVNKIFIISKIEKPSAVKNIDNIIKISDGIMIARGDLGIETNLSNLPILQKKIINLCKTKYNKIVIVATQMLESMRFIPSPTRAEVTDVATAIYDGADCVMLSAETATGKYPILSSSTQNSIIQNVEKDYYFYEYTQKKVENVNSNSISFVNTHNHLKQLGNISDISSEQQKKASSDTSHFDKLIYSIRDISNNINLKSIILFSNDFNKILKLSNLKTKAPIVVVTDNKHLSRKLQLAWGIYPYYSTIETGTNKDFISLINYGCQISKQEGFVNSPDEYSLVTFTENIKNSANLIYLCQPCLEN; this is translated from the coding sequence atgagaTTATCTAGTTTTTACCTCATCGCAGAATTAATAACATGTTTTGTTTACGGACTAAAGAATAATTCACATTTGAATAATTTGGACTTACATCACACAGGAGAtggattattatttttgaataatgcttatataaataagacTTTGGAAAACAAAAGAAATAGGATAACAGCAAAAATGGCATCAGGAAAAAAGAGAAATGCAATATAttcacaaaataattttgaagaTTTACAAATTACAAACATTAGTAATACCAATAcgaaaacaaataaaatatcattCACAAAATGTAAACAAATAGCCACAGTAGGACCATCAACAGAGATGTTTGAAAATcttgaaaaattatacttAAGTGGAATTGATGTATTTAGATTAAATTTTTCTCATGGTCCCAAAAGTAtcaaaaagtatataattaatgCTATAAGAATATTagaaaagaaatataatacatcAATCGGGATATTAGGAGATATACAAGGTCCTAAAATAAGAATAGGtgaatttgaaaaaaatgaacaaaatcAAATTGacgatgaaaaaaatacatttgtAGAATTAAAGGAGGGAGATACCTTTTCCTTCGATTTATCAAACAATttaggaaataaaaatagagtgtttttaaattatccagatttattaaaaaatataaaaccaGGGCAAATAATATTGCTTGATGATggaaatttaaaaatgaaagtaGAAGGTATTGCATATAGTAGCGATCAAGATATCTCAGTAAAAGCTACTGTTTTAACAGGAGGAAAACTATACAGTAAAAAGGGATTTTGTATTCCAAATATGATAATGCCAATAGAGGTATTGAGtgaaaaagatataaaagatatattattttgtattaatGAAGGTGTGGATTATTTAGGTTACTCCTTTGTACAAACTGAATatgatttaatatttttaaaaaatattattaatgattattatgaaagtgatttttataaaaatataaaaaaaaatcgaatCGTATATGACGTAAATGAGTTACAATATAAAGATTATGACGATACCActgatttttatataaaagaaataaatgattattataataattattatttaaaaaaatatcacacatataaacaaatatacaatgtgtataaaaataataatttagatGTTGGTGACATGGACCAAGAGATGAATGATCGTGATACACACTTTGAAGATGCCAATGAAGTTAGTGGCAATTCTGGAGAAAGTTCCTCATTTAGTAAAAAGTTggataatgaaatatataagtataCTCTTAATAAGGATGTGAATAAGATATTCATAATTTCGAAAATTGAAAAACCATCAGctgttaaaaatatagataatattataaaaatatcgGACGGTATTATGATTGCAAGGGGTGATTTAGGAATTGAAACGAATTTATCTAATTTACcaatattacaaaaaaaaattataaatttatgtaaaacgaaatataacaaaatagtTATTGTGGCTACACAAATGCTAGAAAGTATGAGATTTATACCATCTCCTACAAGAGCTGAAGTTACTGATGTTGCTACTGCTATTTATGATGGGGCTGATTGTGTTATGCTATCCGCTGAAACAGCCACTGGGAAATATCCTATTTTATCATCTTCAACGCAAAATAGtataatacaaaatgtGGAGAAggattattatttttatgaatatacaCAGAAGAAGGTAGAAAATGTTAATAGCAATAGTATCAGCTTTGTGAATACACATAATCATTTGAAACAACTTGGGAATATTTCCGATATATCAAGTGAACAGCAAAAAAAAGCATCCTCAGATACCTCccattttgataaattaatatacaGTATAAGAGATATAAGCAACAATATAAACCTCAAatctataattttattttctaatgattttaataaaatactaAAATTAAGTAATTTAAAAACTAAAGCACCAATTGTTGTTGTGACTGATAATAAACATTTGTCACGAAAATTACAATTAGCATGGGGTATATATCCATACTATTCAACTATAGAAACTGGTACAAATAAAGATTTTATATCCTTAATTAATTATGGGTGTCAAATTTCAAAACAAGAAGGTTTTGTTAATTCACCTGATGAATATTCGCTTGTTACATTTactgaaaatattaaaaattcggctaatttgatttatttatgcCAACCATGCTTAGAAAACTAA